A window of Bacillus sp. DX3.1 genomic DNA:
TTTAGATGTATGTAATTCTTCATCGTAATTATTTGTATGGGCCATCATTGTATGATTAGCAGTATGAGCTTGAATGGAAAAAATACCGGAATCAAGCATTTGTTTTACCTCATCTGTTGTGAGACGATTTGGTTTATCAAGGTCATTTGAAACAACAAATTCTGTGGCTGCCGGTTGGAACTTATCATCTTTTAATTTTTGTAAAATATGAAGAGCATTCATATTGTTTTTTCGGCCATCATCTAATGTGATAAAGATCGGTTTGTTCACACGGTTCACATCGCCCCAGCGTTCAAACGTTAACATCGTATAACCGTTATCTTTTAAATATTGCATATGTTTTTCAAATTGTTCTGGTGGCACGTACAAACCTAATTCGCCATCAGCTGGTCCAGGGTATTTCTCAATGGCATGATACATGAGAAATGGTACATGTTGTTGGAATGTAATCGTAGATTTAGTAAGAGGTACTTCTTTGTTGTCTTCTTTCAAACCTATCGTTTCAATTTGATATTCTCCGCGCTTTGAATTGAATGCTGTTAAATGAAATGGGAGCGCGAAATTATGATCTTTTTCCTGAGATACAAAGGTTTGCTTACTTTCAGGTCCATCAGCCGTACGCCAAATATGGTAACGTACTTGTGTAAACGAATCTCGTAGGTCTTTTGTGTAAAGTGTGGTGTTCTTTGCGTTGTATTCAAATGGGTCCCACGCCACTATTCCTTGTGTCAAAGGTACTTCTACTGTTTTTGCTTCTACCTTTTTCGTTTCTTTTTGACTCTCGGCAATTGCTGGTTTTGTCTGTTTATCACTAGTTGTACTAGTGTTGCAACCTACGAGAATGGTAGAAGAAAGTACAGCAATACATGCATATTTCTTCATCGAATCATCCTTCTATTGTGTTTTTTATTGTCTCCCATGTGCAATAAGATCCCTCGCTTCGATCTCCTAGAAAGGCGGGGGATAACTGTTCATAAGAGCCAATTCATTCAACTGTCCTTGCGTGAAGGAAGTTGAACGATACCCTTGTCCCATCATATCACTATGAAATATAGAGGGGAATATCCTTTTTTGGATGAATTCGACAAAAATTCTATTTATTCGAAGTTTGTAGATCGTATGTAAAATTTTTGTGAAGCAAAAAAAAAGCAGCTTTCTGTTTAGAGAAAGCTGCTTTTTTGACTAAATAAATAATCCGGCAATCGTTGCGGATAAAATAGAAGCAAGTGTAGATGCAAATAGCATTTTCCAACCGAAGCGAGATACGACGCTTCCTTGTTTTTCAGAAAGTGCACGAATTGTACCGACGATCGCACCGATTTGACTAATGCTTGCAAAGCTAATTAAGAATACTGTTACAATCCCAACTGTACGTGGAGATAATGTTTTGGCAACTTCTTTTAAATCAAGAATCGCTACAAATTCATTTAGGACAATTTTTGTACCCATAATGCCCCCAGCTGGAATGATATCATGTGCTGGAATTCCCATTAAGAATGCAAATGGTGCAAGAATGTAACCGAAAATTTGTTGTAGTGTAATTGCATATCCCATTGCTCCTGAAGCGGCGCTAATGACATAGTTTACAACTTCCATAACACCGATAAAGGCGATCATTAAAGCTGCAACAATACCAGCTACTTTTAAGCCATCTAACGCACCATTAATCATGGCACCGATTAAGCTATCACCAAATAGGTTTTTATCGAATTTCTGGATTGTTTCATCTTCCTTTGCTGTATCAACCGGTGTTAATAATGAACAAACGATTAAGCTAGAGAATAAGTTCAGCGGCAGAGCTGCTAGTACATACTTTGCATCTAACATCATGACATAAGATGCTGTTACGGAAGCTGAAACAGAACTCATTGCTGAACAGCAAATAATGAACATACGGTTTTTATTAAAATGTTTTAAATCATTTTTAATAACAATTAATGCTTCACTTGAACCGAAGAATACGGAGTTTACCGCATGGAATGATTCAACACGTGGCAGACCAGTAATTTTAGAAATTGCACCGCCAACAATGCGAACGATGAATGGTAAAATGCCTAAATAGCTAAAAATAGAAAGTAGTGCAGAGAAAAAGACGATAATTAATAGGACATTTAAGAAAAAGACAAAGTCTCGTTGGATTCCGTTGAAGAGAAAATCCACACCTGTTGTACCAAGTTTAATGAGTTTATTGAAGACCTTACTAATTACAATAATGATTTGCTGCCCAATTTTTGTACCAAACATAAACCAACCAATTAAAATTTGGAAAACAATCATAATAGCAATTGCACGGAAATTGATTTTACTTTTGTTGTTTGAGAAAGCAAAACATAGACCTAGTACGGCAAGAATACCGATAACACTCATTACATATTGCATGTAGTTGCCCCTTTCAGCAGTTCGTATAAAGTTTTTACATAAAACCGTCGTTATATAACTAATAAATAAAGTAACAGAGGTTTCATGTCATACGTAAGATGTCTGACCTTTTAGAAAAATAAAAAATAAAAAAGACTCATATGGATTCACTTTCATCTATGCGAGAAAGCTAATCCATATGAGTCTTTGTATACACAAAAAAGCTAATATTTATTAGTTTTCCCCATAGTCCAGCAATTTCCGGTTGCCAGGTAGAAACTCTCGATCCATATTATCGAGTATATATGAGGTAACATCATCCGTATTAAATTAGTAGTAGCGTATCATTAATCGACAAAATTCGTCAATAGCTTTTTTTCTTCCAATAGCTAAAGGGTAAAGGAATATGGTAAAATGTAACGCAGTGTATGGAAAAGAGAGGTCGGAAAATGAGTAATAAAATGACGCCACCAGTTGAAAAAAACGAGTTTATAGATGTAGTGTTTGAAGATTTAACACATGACGGTGCCGGTGTTGCGAAAGTAGAGGGTTATCCTATTTTCGTGAAAAACGGATTACCAGGTGAAGAAGCACAAATTAAAATTATTAAAGTGAAAAAGAACTTTGCTTTCGGGCGTTTAATGAAGCTTCATAAAGAAAGCCCATATCGCAAAGACGCAGAATGTCCAGTATATAACCAATGCGGTGGTTGCCAGCTTCAGCACTTAACGTATGAAGGGCAACTACAAGCAAAAGAAAAACAAGTGCGTGATGTGATGCAGCGCATTGGTGGACTACATGATGTACCCGTTCATCCAGTTCTTGGTATGAAGAATCCATGGGTATACCGAAATAAAGCACAAGTACCAATTGGAGAACGTGAAGGCGGACTTGTTGCTGGTTTCTATCGACAAGGAACACATGACATCATTAATATGGAAACATGCTTAATCCAGGCAGAAGAAAACGATACATTAATTCAAGAAGTAAAACGTATTTGTGAGAAGCATGATGTAACAGCGTACAACGAAGAACGTCATAAAGGAACGCTTCGACATGTGATGGCTCGCTACGGACAAGTAACAGGGGAAATCATGCTTGTCTTTATTACGCGCAGCGCAGAACTTCCAAATAAAAAGGCAATCATTGAAGAAATTACAGCGAAGTTCCCAAATGTAAAATCAATCGTTCAAAACGTAAATACGAAACGCACGAACGTCATCTTTGGTGACACAACAACAGTTCTATACGGATCGGAATATATTTATGACTTTATCGGTGACATTAAATTTGCTATCTCAGCACGTTCTTTCTATCAAGTAAACCCGGAACAAACGAAAGTGCTATATGACAAAGCATTAGAATACGCAAAACTAGATGGAAATGAAACAGTCATCGATGCTTACTGCGGAATCGGATCAATCTCCCTATTCCTAGCGCAAAAAGCGAAAAAAGTATACGGCGTCGAAATCGTCCCAGAAG
This region includes:
- a CDS encoding polysaccharide deacetylase family protein; translated protein: MKKYACIAVLSSTILVGCNTSTTSDKQTKPAIAESQKETKKVEAKTVEVPLTQGIVAWDPFEYNAKNTTLYTKDLRDSFTQVRYHIWRTADGPESKQTFVSQEKDHNFALPFHLTAFNSKRGEYQIETIGLKEDNKEVPLTKSTITFQQHVPFLMYHAIEKYPGPADGELGLYVPPEQFEKHMQYLKDNGYTMLTFERWGDVNRVNKPIFITLDDGRKNNMNALHILQKLKDDKFQPAATEFVVSNDLDKPNRLTTDEVKQMLDSGIFSIQAHTANHTMMAHTNNYDEELHTSKEKIESITGKKIIALAYPVGSYNDQAVEETKKHYEFAVTTDHGTHITKGTPNEQYLIKRHFVGPYTTMEQFISLVKEKY
- the rlmD gene encoding 23S rRNA (uracil(1939)-C(5))-methyltransferase RlmD; this encodes MSNKMTPPVEKNEFIDVVFEDLTHDGAGVAKVEGYPIFVKNGLPGEEAQIKIIKVKKNFAFGRLMKLHKESPYRKDAECPVYNQCGGCQLQHLTYEGQLQAKEKQVRDVMQRIGGLHDVPVHPVLGMKNPWVYRNKAQVPIGEREGGLVAGFYRQGTHDIINMETCLIQAEENDTLIQEVKRICEKHDVTAYNEERHKGTLRHVMARYGQVTGEIMLVFITRSAELPNKKAIIEEITAKFPNVKSIVQNVNTKRTNVIFGDTTTVLYGSEYIYDFIGDIKFAISARSFYQVNPEQTKVLYDKALEYAKLDGNETVIDAYCGIGSISLFLAQKAKKVYGVEIVPEAIEDANRNAALNNMTNVEFGVGEAEVVIPNWYKQGVIADTIVVDPPRKGCDEALLNTIIDMKPKRVVYVSCNPATLARDLKILEEGGFKTQEVQPVDMFPHTTHCEAVAWLELV
- a CDS encoding nucleoside transporter C-terminal domain-containing protein, yielding MQYVMSVIGILAVLGLCFAFSNNKSKINFRAIAIMIVFQILIGWFMFGTKIGQQIIIVISKVFNKLIKLGTTGVDFLFNGIQRDFVFFLNVLLIIVFFSALLSIFSYLGILPFIVRIVGGAISKITGLPRVESFHAVNSVFFGSSEALIVIKNDLKHFNKNRMFIICCSAMSSVSASVTASYVMMLDAKYVLAALPLNLFSSLIVCSLLTPVDTAKEDETIQKFDKNLFGDSLIGAMINGALDGLKVAGIVAALMIAFIGVMEVVNYVISAASGAMGYAITLQQIFGYILAPFAFLMGIPAHDIIPAGGIMGTKIVLNEFVAILDLKEVAKTLSPRTVGIVTVFLISFASISQIGAIVGTIRALSEKQGSVVSRFGWKMLFASTLASILSATIAGLFI